In the Populus trichocarpa isolate Nisqually-1 chromosome 1, P.trichocarpa_v4.1, whole genome shotgun sequence genome, CCCGGTTGACCTagcaaaacccggttgcaatccgctgacttttgtttttttattaaaacgacgccgttttgatttttttaaaaaatagagattgaCCCGGCCGACCTGAAGACCCGGTCAAGACTCggtgacccgatcaaaacccgaaacccgagcCTTGAACCGGGCCGGCcaccaaaccaaatttaaaaactatattttaaaaaacaacctcagCTACCCTCCATTCTTCACTTGTTAAGCCTTAATAATTGAACACTGGAAGAGAAGCATTCACATGTATGCATGTAAGGACTATAAGCAAATGATACTTGTCAAGTTGTGGCTGAAGATGAGTTTCCAGTCTCCATGCTGACAGACAGGCCTGAGGATGCGATTATTTTGGAACTGATCCTCTATGATAGGAAATGATCGCCTTCTACGACTACCTACGACCAAGTCAACTGCTTGTTTTGTCAGACATTCAGGCCGAAATTAATGGTCCCGATGTGGATGGATGCATGCatgcttttaatttgatttgaaagaagaagaaaaaataatacccACCCGGCCACTTGTTGATCTGTTGTGTCCCATCGTCGACGAATACAAGTAGTCAAGTATGCTTAGTTAGGCCGCCAGTTcggtaatgattttttaaaatatacttttttaaaaaaaatatattaaaaaaaaaattattttatttttatttttaatattactacattaaaattatttaaaaatatcaaaaaattaatttaaaaaatatataaaatttaaacaacaaaaactttcCAACCGCAAAACCAAACAGTTCAcatcatcatattttcacagccaaactgttttattttttctcaaaaaataaataataatgtttatcaTATTATTCTAAATGCATAAACAAATGCAGAAACATGTTGAAGTTAATTCTCGACTTCACTCTGGATTACTACATCaaggtaaataattttttaaaatttttaaaaattaaaaaattttattttgatgtatttataaacaaaaaacactttaaatcatcatcattactacaatctcaaacaatcccgaaaataattcaataactcCGGTTGGTTTGCCGGTAAGGATATTTTCAAGCCAGCTAGtgtattagttaattaattaattgaaactaAATTCCACGTGGGTTTTAGACCAGTCCCTGAGAAGTTATCCTTCTTTTATATTGATTAAGGATGGCTGAATGTCAAAGCAAAAGATCATACATACAAAGTAAATGAATTTCTTGGGATGATCAGTACAGTGAAGTGATAgcgttgaaattaaaaatgattgtgATTGAGTTGGTCTATGTGTGGCTCTAACtgtatttaattttctattttaacaattaataataAAGAACCCGCCGTTTCCAGCAGGAGGacgttgtttgatttttattggctATTTATTACCTTTTACATAGAACCACACATTTAGTTTTAGGTATAGACTAGTCGTCCTCGTGAGTTTTATGATGGATTATATTGGATTTCTGATCactcttaaattattttatttattattttatctacatttagagaaaaattaacaaaacaatccTAGAAATATGACTTGCTTGCAATTTGCAATGTTGATGTATAATATTAATACATGAATTGATCAATTTGTATGCAACTGTAAAAACTTTTAcaccattttattttctaatttttatcacTTATGtctatgtgaaaaaaaataattattatttctgaTTTAAAACTCTAAAATGATTGGAGgcttaacattaatttttattttttttgatatcgtggatacatttctaaacatgATCCACAAATAAATGATCACTTTCAAGATCAAATCACGGAAGAGAGTTCCCAATTCAAGATTCTTAGTAATCACACACTTACATGTGAGTTGAGAAAAACAAGTGGTAGAAGTCAAACTAGAGATGTCTTCTTCTCCTAGTTGATTCCTTACCACTTAATTATTGCTTGTGGAGCTACTAACTCACTTATTAGAGACTTAACATTGCTCATTATCAACAATGCATCCTCATCCAAGTAAAATGACACCGTTttgcaaaacaaatatttaaacaattttatatatatataaacacaaaataacatattttttatggcTTTATTTTGAACATCTATTTTCGAACAATTTATAGCCACTAGGAACACATAAGccctcttttgttatttttttttaatttaatttttaaaagatttattaaattctattgaattttttaaaagattaactcTTTCATAATCTAGATAATgtataataccatatatataaacCATGAAAACATTTTATTCTTACCATAAACTTGTttctacaataaaattaaattaaattgtaagaattaaaaaatataataaagtattttgattggatttgggattaaaaaaaagcttaggAGATTctaaaattctcttttttttttgtttaacaataAGGATGTCCTTAAACTAAGATCCATATCAACggagactatttttttttaaacaatgtcAATCTCGTGTATATAgatgaatttaatatattttttttcaagtactaTTATTAAGGTATGAATCCAAGAAATCAAGCAACGTAGCGTATCTTATGAGCCACCATGCCAACCTCCTAAGGTTATAAAATTCcttaatattctttatttttagggtGTTCAAAATAACTGAGCAAttgaaaaatctaagaaaactaaaaagaaaaaaaacaagaaaattgaaccaaaaagaagaaaaaaatattaaaaaacaaataaaaaattcagttcGAATTGGTTCCGAtttcaaaaatctaaaactGATTGAATCAGACCAGTTTAACAAATACTGATTGAACCAATTATAGAAAAAAGGtataaaatgaagattttataaaaaccctaaatcaCACAATAGCACCCATATCTCCTCACCCCCTGCTCTCTGatggtgttttgttttgataGGAGACTTGAGTTGTAGGAAACATCAAGCCTAAAGAGTCAACTCTCTAACCAAGTATAAATGATTAATGATGATGTTATAGTTATCCAACAACACCTTCACACTCTTCCTCTCCCTTAATAGAAAATACAACACGTAGATCCATTACAAGTACACCAGAGTAGATTCATTACAAGTACACCAGAATACATAAAGACAACCCCCCTATTAAGTGCAAATGCTTAATGATGATGTTATAGCTATCCAACAATAGCTTTACACTCTTCCACTccttaatagaaaataaaacacgTAGCTCTATTACATGTACACTAGAATACACATAAACAACTACAGTACCCTAAAGGAACATGATGGAACTACATGTAAGAAAAGAACGAGAACAATCATGCTCTAACTGTTTAAAAGATTTGTTACCGCTACAAAGAGCATTCCTTAAAAAGTCTTAGTCACAACACTATTAATTTTCTTCTAAATCTCACTCACATGCTCCTTATCAAAAAGACCTAGATGTGAGATGAGATCAATAACTGCACGATCTTTGAACACCACTCCCACCATGTGAGAGACTCAACTTTTTCATCAAGTGCTACACACTCATTTATCCAAATACTATATCCATGAAGGTCAACTTGAACAACTACGATGGTTTTACAAATAGTAAAAAGAACATACAAAATACGAGAAGCattctaaattttataatgtaaaagaATGATGCCATATGCAAAATCTTTCCAATAGCATTATGTGGATTTACTCAGGTATGGTATCACGACTTTTAATTTGGCTCCATCCTTGGCCTTTATAATCTTTATGTTATGTTAAGatcatcttttgttttattataaaaatactaagCTAAAAAGAACACTACTTAGTTCTTCACCATCACATAACAAGAAGAAGAGAGCACTATAGCATATCCCTAAAGGTTTAACAAGGAAATGCTCAGCATAGAGAACTCTTCTCAACGtgaaacagaaaataaagaacCATATTTAAGTAGAATAAGCAAACATGACTAGACAtgacatttttgttttaatataataaaatctctTTAATGCCATAAATATCCTACCAAGACATCTAAAAAGAGCATCAATGAATCCATTCATGATTACCTGACTTTCTCTAAGTTCATGACCACACATCTTACTACTACATATGTTGAGGTATAGGCTGCCATTctggaaaatgattttttacaaTATGCATCACTTTTAAAAAGTGGCATGAATACAAAAAACCCTAACaagttatgttatttttacCATTATAACAGTCATGATATTGAGGAATGACATGCCctggaaaaaaaagatagaaagattGATCTTCAAAGGATACCTCCTATGATTTATAAGGAAAGACATGCCAcccaaactagaaaaatatcCCTATAATTCTTTACTCGAGatcagataattttaaaattatatctccACAATCTTTTGAATTGCAAATAAAAGCAATAGTGTTTCTCTATTTTTCCATTGAATTCTTCatgtatcaaataaaatatttatggggAGATTTCCATTGAATTATCCAACCCTCCAAACATGTTTCCTtgtctccaataaaatcttcatgCAGGACCTTCATGTCTCCAAACAAATTCTTCATATCTCCATGTCTCCGTGCAACATCTCCATATACAATTCTTTAACACTTATTTCATGATCACAAAGCATTATCGActttctaaataataaataataatgttcTCTATTCTAAGAGAAATAGACAAACTGATCAAACTATCATATCTCTTGGAAGCACGTTAACAAAATCACGAGAAGCTAACATGACATGCatatttttctctccctctGCTTGTACTGGTTAAGGCTTGGAAACATGATTGTTTAAAAGACTGGGGAAAATGATAGagcataaaaaacacaaaaaatggcTATTTGGGCTAGCCCAAACAACTAACCATTTAGGCCAGACGGATAAGTTGTACTCTTTCTTTTAtctcctccctctccctctccctatACCTATCCCTTTCCTTATCTCTATTTATACATCTCCTTTCTCTCACACATACCTTCTCTTCCCCAcacattttcttctctcttacaCACATACATTCTCTGTCATACACATATTCCTTCTTCCACAcactttctcctctctctcacacatatcccccctctctctctttacCCTCACACAAGTCACATACCTTAATATATTTATTCCCAAGATATTAGTGTTGCATTATGCATATTACATTTTCAATACATGGCTAACATCAACCTTTCCACAAATGGTAACACTCACATACTCTATAAGGTGTCTACATTAATACTCTCTATGAGGTGAGCAACAACCTCTACCACTCCATTCTCTACATGCTTGCGACTTTATACATCGAGGTACCCTACTCTCCATGCTTTAGAGTTAAATTGATGTGATCTAGGTCTATAAGTACCTTGTTCACTAGGTAAGAAATCACATACCATTTGAAGTAGAATTCAAACATTAAACAAGTTTTAGATAGAAACACACAACATTCACATACGAACTCCCCACAACTTTAATCTATTTTCTATTCATGTATATTACTTTTCCTTCCTATTAATTTAAGTATCAAAAGATCCTGTTCCAACAAGGAACTTGTGTTTTGGGAAACACCAACCCCAACGAGATCCCCATAGTCTAAGATGCAACCCTTGATAAACCTAAAACAGCTTGAAATGCTCATGATTTTATCCGaggaaatcacaaaaaaaatacatattttttattattgaaatttgtgattgaaaattatttggCCATAAATTTGACCAAATTATATTCGGTCACAACTTTTGTTCAAcccttttattgtttttaactgATTTGTGACCATATAGTAAGTAGCAAATCATTCAATCATAAAATTCAATGacgaatgtttttttttctcttttttgagtttatttttcgTTTGTGACATTTTGTGACTAAAACATTCGGTCACAAATTTATCACAAACTatgtaaaagtttttaaaaaatcaactttcctcttttttcttctatcaaatttacaccattttttttattttatttataatctatTCACAGCcctctatttcttttattaattttatgaatattaatcATTTCCggcaaatcaatttttttcattttttgaccTGGTTGCGACTGGGAATTCAATCATTAGTTCCtgccaagaaattaaaaaaaaattaatccgtGATTGCAAACTCggtcacaattgtttttttaccaaatttgATCACAAACGcaccacatgtttttttcaggCCGATTTATTTTCAGTCACAAAGTCATGATTTTATGACGGATTCCGGGTAGATTGTCACCGAAATGAAAATTCGAtgacaaaatgatttttgtttttgaattccCTAAAACGAGGAggaaattgtttaattaaaaaagaagttttggtgaaaaattacTAAATGAACGGGAGGATCGTCGTTTTTTCTCCTAATTGAATACATTAATTTTGGTGACATAATTTCTTATGGAAGAAGAggttaaaaaaaagagggagtaAAATCCAAACAtcttattttaacttatttctATCACTTTCAACCATCTATGACACAGTTCAATTGGTCGGGTATAGCTGCAACTAAAACAAGTCCAAGTCCTGCGATGAATCATTTCATGTAATCGTGTGGTTGGTTTGATACAAGAATGCTTTGTCCTTGGCGGAACTGGGTAATGGAAGGGCTAACACGTCGCAGCCTGTTTAAAGTGTATTTGATAGTTTAGAAGCTTTTACtttaattgtttgaaaaaataaattttaaaaaagttataaattatagtttttttaattaaaatttataaaaaaatgaatccatgtaataatatgtattaattaatcaaacacTAAAATTGTAGTCAGAGCAAAACACGGCTTCAAACACACTGCATCACACTCTCGAACGGACGAACTCTTAATAcagggtttggtttggtttgcaGTAGAATTGGATAGGGGTTGAAATAACTAAAAATCTATAGTATGAGGGCTGAAGTGATTGTCGCTCCTTATTGATAGAAGAAACAGCATACAAGGAGTGTAAATTCAATTATGAATTGACAATCACTCTTGGAggattatcattaaaaaaaattcaattcttcCAATTATTTATTAACCCCTTCAATCTGAGATAGAGGAATTTCCTTCATTGTATATGAAACATAAGTGTGCATGGAAATCCTCATCCAGTGATTAACATTTCAGTAGCGGCGGCattgcttttttgtttcttgagcTTGCAGTCATCAAGATAGTGCTGATAGACATATGAAAGAAAGCCCCATATAGCCAACACCATGGCAATAGCCTTGATAACATCCATTTTGTCACCAAAACAGAAAACGGCGAGGACAGGAACTACAGGCAAACCAAAAGTACTAATGGCATTCGAGAAGACCGAGGACACCTCGAAAATCAATCCTACACAACCAATAGAGAAAAGCTGCCAGGATATTGCAGTCCAAATTAAAGTCATGCAGTAGGATACTTCTCCAAGTTTAAAACCTTCCATCTCTTTCCCTAAACCCTTCCATTCTCCGCTAGCAAAAAGTCCCACTAGGACAGCAATGGTACAAGCTAGTGATGGATAGATTGTCATATCCAAAACCACCTTGAAGGTTTCCTGCTTTAGAACCTTCTTAAAGGCAAATTGGGTTAAAGAAAGCAGCAATCCATATCCAGCAGAAGCACCAACAGTGCATATAAATCCGAATGCGTACTTTCTTTTGTAGACTTGTTTAGATTCTGCGGAGTCGTCTTGGAATACAAGGAGGATGGAGGAGATGGTGAGAAGTACTAAAGAATTGATTATGAAAGGAGTGAGCTTAAGGGAGTTGAGGAAGAAAGAGAACAAAGCATTGAAGCCCAATTGGGATGCACAAACAAGAGAATAAGTAGACACTGGAAGGTATTTGAGACCAAGTGAATGCAACATACTAACTATGGCTAGAAATAAGCCActtgaaatataaattgaagCAAGGACTAAATTAGAAGGCAAGTTTGTTTCGAAGTTGCTTGTGGAAGGACTTTTTGGTTGTGACAAGTAAAAGGGAAGGAGAATGGGAAATCCAGCAGGCTGCACAAGTGCTCCCATCCAGCTACTATTCCCACCCTTTTCGAAATATAATCTTCCCAAGAGAACGGCCACTGACTGGCcagcaagaagaagaagtgaatAGAAGGCCACTAGGAGCCACCACTTAGAGTTTCTCTTTTGAGGTATTGCTGGCTGGTTGGTCTCATTTTCATGCCTAGGTGGGCTTGCCTCTTTGGCTTCTTTCCCTGGAAAGGATACATAAATGTAGAGTAATTCAGTATATTTACGTTCTAGTCTACTAGTAAATTGGTTTAGTACAGAGCATAATCAATTATAAACTCATCATCCAATAATGGGCCACTTGAGTTTCTAATATCCTGAGGAATCCATGAGCATGCGGAGTACACAAACCAGTATTTGAAGCTGTTTTCTTCCCCCTTCAGTTTTCTCTTTCAGACTGAAAAGCATAGATTGTATGTATATATGCTTTGGAATGAATTGGAAATGGTACAGAATTGCCATTCCTATTTATCAAATTTTCGAATGTACTAGAGCTAATAACATCTCAAGAAATGAAAATCGTGTACTCGGAATCCTAAATATCAAACCCTTTTCAATCTgaacaaaatattcaaataatatatccTAGCTATCTTTAGGTGATGAGGGATGAAGTTAAAAACTATGTTTAATAACCATTTGTACTGAATTCATACAAGCAATCAGCAGTGTTTCTTTCTGTAAAGTTTAGGACTGGAAGGAAGGAGAATAGGAGTCAGGTAAAAGCTTGCTTACCCATGACTTGGAGCTGCACTTCCTGAGCTTCTCCCATGACAAAACTAAATTCCCAATTGAGCAAGCTAAGAAGAAAGGCTTGTTGAGATTTAAAGCGAGAAGAGTTCTCATTTTTTTCGTCGATAATAAggatatgcaataaaaaataaaaatattttcgagCCTAtgtaaatttgtatttttgttgcttGTCTTTGATGCTACTAGGCAGTTTAAGCAGAGTATTGTTAAAACCTCCGTTTCAGAGGTGATTCCAGGCTGCCGGCAAGTGTCGAATTATAATTGCgtagatgataaaaataacaatactcctgctgctgctgctatacGTGGAACTACGTAACCACACAGGATTAGGGTGCTTCATTTGTGTCAcaggaaaataaataagaatgtgTCGTTCAGATAGCATCCAAGTCCAGGAAgagttgttttatatataaaagtaattgtattaaaagttaaaaaaaaggtataaaagTATGATGGATATATTTCAAGTAGTACAAAGACTTGTTACTCggtcaaaattatcaaaagtatCCCAAAAAAAGAGGCAAAAGCTTAATGAAGCTCAAGAGTGCGAAAGTAAATTGCCAAGATAAACAACTGGTTAACTAGTCAATCAGTGGTTTAAAAAGAAACCTAGGAAACGATCGACTGATTCCTGAAAATCACAAAACGAGTCGACCGATTCTATAGATAAGTATAAGCGGTAAGCAGAACTCAGAAAGCAATAAGAGCAATAATACCTAATTACTATAGGAAGTGCCAAATGGATTTGAGTGCAACTGAAATATGATATCTTGGTTCTAGCTTAATCAACCGGGACCAAACCAGTTCAAAAATCTCATCTCAAACATCATGATGAGATTGATAAAACTGATGAAAGACTCAATTATTCCTCTCATACTAGATAAAGTAAATTGTGATTGAGAGGGCTAATTGAGCAAGAAGATGCATgaactcccttttcttttctcaagtgTGTGTATGCCCATTGAAGCAGAGGTCACCATGTCGTAGAAGACCAACCTAGAAGGGTCTTGCTCGTGATAGCACCccaaattatagaaaaaaatagggCATTGACAAAACAAATGGTCTTGTGTTTCAACCTGCAACCCACAAAGAATACATATCGAAGAAGGAATGATCTGAAAAGTATGTAGTCTGTCCATGATATGAAGACAACCCATAGAAACAAGCTAAATGATAAATGAATGCCTCGAGATGAATCCTCAAAATCAAAGTAGATGGTGCATAGAGCCTGTAGATCTGGATTCTCTAGGAACCCCTCATACCGAGTCAATGGAGAACCTCCCTAGAGAATGACCTTTCCAAACATAATGGTTTGGTAAAGCACTCTTAGGGTGAATGTGAAATGAGTCTCAAATAGGCTGAAGCTCCGAACTACCTAATGGAAAGGCTCAAGTACCCTTTTCAATAATGTTTGAGAACTTAGCATTCTAGGGGAGCCTAGTAGATGTTAGCAACTCTAAAGCAAGAGGTCACAAAACCATTGCCCATGTAGAAATTAATAGTCTAACCACATAGAAGTAATAGTCTCATCACAAATACATGAAACAAACTTCCCTCTACACCAATCTCTGTTGTGAAGAATCTTTCTTCATGACCAAGAGGACACTAAAAGGGGCCTGACATGCCATAAAGATCTACCTCTGAGTAGAATATTGTGGACCCATCCCGACCAAATTGAagatctatataaaaaaaagtctctaAGAGTGTTTGAGAATAGCTACTCTACATCCGTCACTGAAACTGCAGCCTAAGACATTGTTCTCCCAGTTGCTATATGATATTTAAAGTATGAGTCTTCTTAAGAGCAGAGCATGCCTATAAACTCATTGTGGGATTACAAGTTTGGAAGATATTGAAGAAACCTTTGCTAAAATAAGTACACAAAACAAGCCTTTTGCGATTAGAGaccttttgaatttaaaatataaagatggtGAAAATGTTAAATAACTTTCAATGGTTATTGAATCAAATGTCAATTGATGAATCTTGAGTTAATGATGAGATACAAGTACTAATCCTATTAAATTCATTGCCTGATAGTTAAGAGATTTTGGTGGTGTCACTTAGCAATTCTACTCTGAATATAAAGCTCACTTTGAAGATAGTAAAGGGCAATATttctaatgaagaaaaaaaaaaaggaaatggataGGCACTTATAAGTCTCATGTACCTATTATAAAATGTTAGGGGAGAAAGCAAAACAGATTTTATCATGGCAAGCAAGATAGAGAATATGATGattgagaaggaaaataaaagccTAGAGAGAGATCTCATTCAAGGGATGGAATTAAGGGTTATTAATGTGACAAGCTTGGACATATTCAAAAGGATTGTAGAAagtacaaaatatataaaaaaggtaaaGGCAAAGATAAGAATGAAGAAAATGGTACAACTATAGTTGTTTTCAATGGTGATGTTTCCATTGTTTGTGATAATGATTATGTTAATCTTACATGTCAGGATACCACTTAGGTTGCAGATTCAACTGTTTCTTATCATGTTATACTGCTGTGAGATTTTTTCACATTCTATATTGTTGGTGACTTTGGTCAAGTTAGGATAATAAACCAATAGAGGACTAGCTTTATAGGCATTAGAGATATTTGGTTAGAAATCAATTTTGTGTGCAAGTTGCAACTTAAAGATATTAAGCATGTACTTGATATGCTCCTACTTGATCTCCACGAGTACACTTGATGAAAAAAGCTATCACAATTATTTTAGAGATGGTAAATGGAAGCTCTCCAAAAGTTCTTTGATTGTTGCTAAAAGGAAGAAGATTGGTCTCTACATGTCACAATTCAAGGAGGTTACGGGAAAGGTAAATGCAATTGAAAATGTCTCCAccaatttataacataaatggTTTGGACAATTGAGTGATAAATGCCTTGGCATTCTTTCCAAGAAGAACTACATTTCATTAAAATGTATGAACTTAAACATTTGCACTAATTATTTAGCTTAAAAACAACATAGAGTTTCATTTCAAATATCACTTTCATATAGAAGATCACATATTGTCGATTCAGTTCATATTGATTTGCTCTATGACTAATGAGTCTCTTGGAGTTTCTTTAtactttgttagt is a window encoding:
- the LOC7496814 gene encoding purine permease 21, which codes for MGEAQEVQLQVMGKEAKEASPPRHENETNQPAIPQKRNSKWWLLVAFYSLLLLAGQSVAVLLGRLYFEKGGNSSWMGALVQPAGFPILLPFYLSQPKSPSTSNFETNLPSNLVLASIYISSGLFLAIVSMLHSLGLKYLPVSTYSLVCASQLGFNALFSFFLNSLKLTPFIINSLVLLTISSILLVFQDDSAESKQVYKRKYAFGFICTVGASAGYGLLLSLTQFAFKKVLKQETFKVVLDMTIYPSLACTIAVLVGLFASGEWKGLGKEMEGFKLGEVSYCMTLIWTAISWQLFSIGCVGLIFEVSSVFSNAISTFGLPVVPVLAVFCFGDKMDVIKAIAMVLAIWGFLSYVYQHYLDDCKLKKQKSNAAATEMLITG